One region of Mesobacillus boroniphilus genomic DNA includes:
- a CDS encoding DUF4912 domain-containing protein: MAERGHYISKLQDHLVARILTPGKLFVYWQLQDEKVRFICEYFYIPEVQFIKTLRLYEHDSRKVIHEVVLRQGVSSWLFKGIKPNSNYYVELGIKRSTETFFPLLKSNSIIQDHDSQSKSDKPISPGWTGKVSTYTYYENLERSIFK, translated from the coding sequence GTGGCGGAGAGGGGTCATTATATTAGCAAGCTTCAGGATCATTTAGTTGCGAGAATTCTTACACCTGGAAAGCTATTTGTTTACTGGCAGCTTCAGGATGAAAAAGTACGGTTCATTTGCGAATATTTTTATATACCGGAAGTACAGTTCATCAAGACCCTGCGTTTATATGAGCATGATTCCAGAAAAGTCATCCATGAAGTCGTTCTTCGTCAAGGAGTCTCCAGCTGGCTGTTCAAGGGGATTAAACCAAACAGTAATTATTATGTTGAACTGGGAATTAAACGAAGTACAGAGACATTTTTTCCATTATTAAAATCAAATTCAATTATTCAGGATCACGATAGCCAGTCAAAATCGGACAAACCAATTTCACCCGGATGGACCGGAAAAGTAAGCACCTACACTTATTATGAGAATCTTGAAAGGAGCATCTTCAAGTGA
- the pstA gene encoding phosphate ABC transporter permease PstA, translating into MKYVDSTQVQKKMGSRLLANSLAKGLFLLATLFGLVVLIVLIYRVLKDGLPWINVDFLMNRLSTDPERAGIWGAITGTLWLMVVVAPVTMILGIGTAIYLEEYATKGRISSFIKTNISNLAGVPSVVFGILGLTVFARTLDLGSVVLAGGLTMALLVLPVVVVASQEAIRAVPQFLREASYGMGATKWQTIKNVVLPAALPGILTGVILALSRAIGETAPLVVIGIPALLIPIPDGIFDKFTILPVQIYYWTIDSALVAEYANLAAATIVILLFVLFVMNSIAILIRNKFQKRY; encoded by the coding sequence ATGAAATATGTAGATTCGACTCAAGTACAGAAAAAAATGGGTTCCAGGTTATTGGCGAACAGCCTTGCAAAAGGACTATTCTTGCTTGCCACTCTTTTCGGCCTCGTTGTTTTGATTGTCTTAATCTACCGAGTTTTAAAAGACGGATTACCATGGATCAACGTGGATTTCCTGATGAATAGATTATCGACTGACCCTGAAAGAGCAGGTATCTGGGGCGCGATCACCGGAACACTTTGGCTGATGGTTGTAGTGGCTCCCGTAACGATGATCCTTGGAATCGGAACAGCGATTTATCTTGAAGAATACGCAACAAAGGGCCGTATTTCTTCTTTCATTAAAACCAACATCTCTAATTTGGCAGGGGTTCCTTCCGTTGTTTTCGGTATCCTTGGTTTGACTGTGTTTGCAAGGACCCTTGATTTAGGTTCGGTTGTACTGGCCGGCGGATTGACGATGGCATTGCTCGTACTGCCAGTCGTTGTGGTGGCAAGCCAGGAAGCGATTCGGGCTGTACCTCAATTCCTCCGGGAAGCATCATATGGCATGGGTGCGACTAAATGGCAGACAATCAAGAATGTTGTATTGCCAGCTGCATTGCCTGGAATTCTTACAGGTGTCATTCTTGCCCTATCACGTGCGATTGGGGAAACTGCACCACTTGTCGTTATAGGCATTCCTGCACTGTTAATCCCTATTCCAGACGGAATCTTTGATAAGTTCACGATTTTGCCAGTACAAATTTATTACTGGACAATTGACTCTGCACTTGTTGCTGAGTATGCCAACCTGGCAGCTGCAACAATTGTCATTCTGTTGTTCGTTTTGTTTGTGATGAACTCAATTGCCATTTTAATCCGTAATAAATTCCAAAAGAGATATTAG
- a CDS encoding glycosyltransferase family 4 protein, with protein sequence MKGSQNQKEKIILMLSWEYPPHIIGGLARHVHALTTELASSNQQIHVLTSKPFDSQEYEKQGAFHIHRVNPINDQDPDFLSWMAGLNLAVIEEALIIAKHIAFDAVHTHDWMTGPAAEFISKSLDVPLIATIHGTEFGRNKGIFSELQQFIFKKENELCHSADELIVCSDFMEEEIIRLFKVPKNKITVIPNGAMPEKMEKLEFNIEEIYPFITGRKLVFSIGRIVKEKGFRTLIAAADLLRHKADDLCFVIAGNGPLLEGYREKVTELGLDGFINFIGFVNEEIRTSLMRRADIAVFASSYEPFGLAAAEALSAGVPTVVAKTGGMQTLVEDFNTGFYMQPGSEKSLVHIINWILENEALAEEIGQNGMLSVNEKFSWAQNAKTTDTLYIKAISNYCQKEGINEDECLSPNRQ encoded by the coding sequence GTGAAAGGCAGCCAGAATCAAAAAGAGAAAATAATCCTGATGCTCTCATGGGAATACCCACCCCATATAATAGGCGGGCTTGCGAGACATGTACATGCTCTGACAACTGAACTTGCAAGCAGTAATCAGCAAATACATGTTTTAACGAGTAAACCCTTCGATAGTCAAGAATATGAAAAACAAGGTGCTTTCCATATCCACCGGGTAAATCCGATTAATGATCAGGACCCCGATTTCCTCTCCTGGATGGCCGGGTTGAATCTCGCGGTCATTGAAGAAGCATTGATTATTGCAAAACATATTGCGTTTGATGCTGTCCACACCCATGACTGGATGACAGGACCCGCAGCGGAGTTTATCAGCAAATCATTGGATGTCCCATTGATTGCGACGATTCATGGGACGGAATTCGGCCGCAATAAAGGCATTTTTTCTGAGCTTCAGCAATTTATTTTCAAGAAAGAGAATGAACTTTGCCATTCTGCAGATGAACTCATCGTATGCAGTGATTTTATGGAGGAAGAGATCATCCGATTATTTAAAGTCCCAAAGAACAAAATTACAGTGATTCCAAATGGGGCTATGCCAGAAAAAATGGAGAAACTTGAATTCAATATCGAAGAGATATATCCGTTCATAACTGGCAGGAAATTGGTTTTTTCAATAGGAAGAATCGTTAAGGAAAAAGGGTTTCGAACTTTGATTGCAGCTGCAGACCTTTTAAGGCATAAAGCTGATGATCTATGCTTTGTGATTGCAGGAAATGGGCCGTTATTAGAAGGATATAGGGAAAAGGTTACAGAGCTTGGACTGGATGGGTTCATCAATTTTATAGGATTCGTGAATGAAGAAATTCGAACTAGTTTAATGAGGAGAGCCGATATTGCTGTTTTTGCCAGCAGCTATGAACCATTTGGACTTGCCGCTGCTGAGGCACTTTCTGCAGGTGTACCGACAGTCGTCGCGAAAACCGGAGGAATGCAAACATTGGTCGAGGACTTTAATACCGGGTTCTATATGCAGCCAGGAAGTGAAAAGAGCCTTGTCCACATCATTAACTGGATTCTCGAAAATGAAGCCTTGGCTGAGGAAATCGGCCAAAATGGTATGTTATCAGTCAACGAGAAATTCAGTTGGGCACAAAATGCCAAGACAACAGATACACTATATATAAAAGCGATATCAAACTATTGCCAAAAGGAGGGTATTAATGAAGACGAATGCTTATCTCCAAATCGACAATGA
- the pstB gene encoding phosphate ABC transporter ATP-binding protein PstB yields MSVVTDKSKMTVNTNTIKEDSQKVVYETKDLNLWYGEGHALKNINLAINENEVTAIIGPSGCGKSTYIKTLNRMVELVPTVKISGEILYRGRNILDKSYQVEDLRTSVGMVFQKPNPFPKSIYDNIAYGPKIHGIRDKKILDEIVEKSLRGAAIWDDVKDRLNQNAYGLSGGQQQRICIARALAIEPDVILMDEPTSALDPISTLKVEELVQELKKDYSIIIVTHNMQQAARISDKTAFFLNGEVIEFAETDKIFSNPSDKRTEDYITGRFG; encoded by the coding sequence ATGTCAGTAGTAACAGATAAGTCGAAAATGACTGTAAATACAAACACAATCAAAGAGGATTCTCAAAAGGTTGTATATGAAACAAAGGATCTTAACCTGTGGTATGGAGAAGGTCACGCTTTAAAAAATATCAATCTGGCGATTAATGAGAATGAAGTAACAGCAATCATTGGGCCTTCCGGCTGCGGTAAATCGACGTATATTAAAACATTGAACCGAATGGTTGAATTGGTCCCGACTGTTAAGATTTCTGGAGAAATTTTATACAGAGGCAGAAATATCCTTGATAAATCCTATCAGGTTGAGGATTTAAGAACGAGTGTTGGCATGGTGTTCCAAAAACCAAATCCATTCCCTAAATCCATTTATGACAATATCGCTTACGGCCCTAAAATCCATGGGATCCGCGATAAGAAGATACTTGATGAGATTGTTGAAAAAAGCTTAAGAGGTGCTGCAATCTGGGATGATGTAAAAGATAGATTAAACCAGAATGCATACGGCTTGTCTGGTGGGCAGCAGCAGCGTATCTGTATCGCCCGTGCCCTTGCAATTGAACCCGATGTCATCCTGATGGACGAACCTACATCAGCGCTTGATCCGATTTCAACATTGAAAGTAGAGGAACTGGTCCAGGAATTAAAAAAAGATTACAGTATCATCATTGTTACCCACAACATGCAGCAGGCTGCCCGTATTTCTGACAAGACTGCATTCTTCCTGAATGGAGAAGTCATTGAGTTTGCGGAAACTGATAAGATTTTCTCAAATCCATCGGACAAGAGAACAGAAGATTATATTACTGGACGTTTCGGTTGA
- the phoU gene encoding phosphate signaling complex protein PhoU produces MVVRGKFDEDLKTLHEKLLELGNFAVNALNQSLEALENKDIELALKILEDDAEANIMEEEINDFAILLIAKQQPVAVDLRRLIVAIKIATDIERMADFAVNIAKSTIRIGKEPLVKPIEHIKQMHQLSVEMLKLSLEAYNEEDLGKARQVAQMDDQVDDLYGQTIKELLSLAQTKPEQLAQITQLSFISRYLERAADHVTNIAENVFYLVKGKRYDLNQ; encoded by the coding sequence ATGGTAGTTAGAGGGAAGTTTGATGAAGACCTGAAAACATTGCACGAAAAATTGCTGGAACTCGGAAATTTTGCGGTCAACGCACTTAACCAATCGCTTGAAGCCCTTGAAAACAAGGATATTGAACTTGCTTTGAAAATACTTGAAGATGATGCGGAAGCAAATATTATGGAAGAAGAGATCAATGATTTTGCTATTCTTTTGATCGCAAAACAGCAGCCAGTTGCTGTAGATTTGAGACGGTTGATTGTTGCGATCAAAATTGCGACTGATATCGAAAGAATGGCGGACTTCGCCGTCAACATTGCCAAGTCTACAATCAGGATTGGAAAAGAACCGCTTGTTAAACCGATTGAGCACATCAAGCAAATGCATCAATTATCAGTTGAAATGCTTAAACTGTCTTTGGAAGCCTATAATGAAGAAGACCTGGGCAAAGCAAGACAGGTTGCCCAGATGGACGACCAGGTCGATGATCTATACGGACAGACCATCAAGGAACTATTAAGTCTTGCACAAACGAAACCAGAGCAATTGGCCCAAATCACTCAGTTGTCATTCATCAGCCGTTATCTTGAACGGGCAGCTGACCATGTGACGAATATAGCCGAAAATGTTTTTTATCTGGTAAAAGGTAAGCGGTACGACCTTAATCAATAA